Proteins from a single region of Callithrix jacchus isolate 240 chromosome 12, calJac240_pri, whole genome shotgun sequence:
- the AVPI1 gene encoding arginine vasopressin-induced protein 1, translated as MGTPASVVSEPPPWQAPTEARGRKQASANIFQDAELLQIQGLFQRSGDQLAEERAQIIWECAGDHRVAEALKRLRRKRPPRQKPLSHSLHHCSQLRIPEPPSPLADPQSATETTSSEQYLHSRRTSARIRRNWRKPGPTSYLHQIRH; from the exons ATGGGGACCCCAGCCTCGGTGGTCAGTGAGCCACCACCTTGGCAGGCCCCAACTGAGGCCCGGGGCCGCAAGCAGGCCTCAGCCAACATCTTCCAGGATGCCGAACTGTTGCAGATCCAAGGCCTATTTCAACGCAGCGGGGACCAGCTGGCTGAGGAACGGGCACAGATCATCTGGGAATGTGCAGGAGACCACCGCGTGGCAGAGGCCCTGAAGAGGCTGCGCAGGAAGAGGCCCCCAAGGCAGAAACCCCTCAGCCACTCGCTACACCACTGCAGCCAGCTCAG AATCCCAGAGCCCCCCTCTCCACTGGCTGACCCACAGAGTGCCACGGAGACAACCTCCAGTGAGCAGTATCTGCACTCTAGGAGGACAAGTGCCAGGATCCGCCGGAACTGGAGGAAGCCAGGCCCCACAAGCTACCTCCACCAGATCAGACACTGA